Below is a window of Prionailurus viverrinus isolate Anna chromosome A1, UM_Priviv_1.0, whole genome shotgun sequence DNA.
tcagattctgtgtctccctctctctctgcccctccccgacttgcactctgtttccctctgtctcaaaaataaacattaaaaaaaaaattaaaaaaaaaaaaaaacctattatatttttttaaatgtttatttgtttgggtagggggagagagagccagcacatgcatgagcggaggaggggcattcgagagagggagggagagagaagatcccaagcgggttctgtactgtcagcacagagcctcacatggggctcaatctcacaaactgtgagatcatgacctgagctaaaatccagagtcagaagctcaaatgactgagcccaccaggcaccccaggacctattacattttttttttaatgttttatttatttttgagcaagaaagagcacaagcaggggaggggcagaaagagagggagacagggtatccaaagggggctctgcactgacagcagtgagccagatgtggagctcgaactcataaaccatgaaatcatgacctgacctgaagttggatgctcaaccaaccgagccacccaagcaccctaggacctattatattttttaacgcttatttccCACACTGAACTACAACTTACTCAAGGgctaataatattaaattaatggATAGAAATTCTATCAGTTTACTAACAACTTCCTGACCTAGAAAGATATGAATGTACGATCTCAACGCCAGGTCACCAAACACCCAGGAAGGGGGATTTCCCTTTCATTTCCAGGGAACCTGGGCTTTCTGTCACAAACAACCAAGCTTACTTTTATCCAAATGTGGCCACTGATATGTTTATGTCAATTGATGATAAGGTCACAATAAGTGTGGTGGAGTACATAGGGCATGGTTCTCAACCATGGATGATTCTCAACCACAGATGATTATGACCCCAAGAGTTGGCAATATCTgcaaacatttttggttgtcactaTTGGGGGAAGAGGGTTATTgccatctagtgggtagaggctagTGATACTGCTAACACCCTCAATGTACAGGAcggcccccaacacacacaaaaaaattatcagcccaaaatgtcaaaagtacAAAGATTGAAATACCCCTATATGAAGAAAGaggttttctgatttgttttcataggattggaaattctttttttttttttttttttcagttttactttagagagagagagagcatgagcaggtgagacggtcagaggagagagagaactttaagcaggctccacactcagtgagaccccaacgcagggctcagtcttacaactgtgagatcatgacctgagccaaaatcaagagtcagatgcttaaccgactaagccacataGATGCCCCTAGGACTGGAAATTCTTATAAGCTTTTTAGTAATATTAAGGTTAAAATATACACACTTTTGATCCAACCTTCACTGCTAGGAATGGATCACATGGATGATAgttgaataaacatgaaaaaataaatgtacacataCAAAGATGTTTCCtgaaactatttttatattaataaatagtgGCCACAACTTATACAAtagaaaatggttaaataaaaataaaaatggtacatctatgaaataaaatactgaatagccatcaaaaataatacaaatcttcatgtactaaataaaaaaatgagaaagcttactgttaatatttttattttattttatttatttattttttttaattttttaacatttatttatttttgagacagagagagacagagcatgaatgggggagggtcagagagagagggagacacagaatccgaagcaggctccaggctctgagccatcagcccagagcccgatgcggggctcgaactcacagaccgcaagatcgtgacctgtgttgaagtcggatgcttaaccgactgagccacccaggcgccctgctttttttttgttgttgttgttaatatttttaaaaaggaaaagttacaGAGCAGTGTGTATAATGATACAGTTTTTGCAAGCAAgttatacatacacatgcacccacacacacatttttagcATTCACATGTATTCACATAGAAAAACATTCTGGAGTCATGCTCACCAAATAATCTAGGGGGTGGGATTACACTGTGCTTTTACATTCtatagtatatattttgttatctttgacacttttaaatgtttatttatttttcagagagagagagtgcaagcggagggggggcagagagagagggagatagaggatccgaagtgggctctgtgctgacagcagagtgcccgatttggggctcaaacccacaaactggaagttcatgacctaagccatagtcggatgcttgaccaactgagctacccaggcacccctctttgacacttttaattgttatattttacatctgTATTACttacagtaaaaataaatcttaaaagaaaaaaagtagtgaCTCTTACCAATTACACAGCATGTTTCCACACGATATTTATCAATCTCACAGAGGTTGTGAGCCAGGTAACTCAACTCTGATTTCATGCTCTAGAAGAAAACGGAAAGACAATCTAAGCATGAGTTAAGGAACCCCCTAGCTAATGCAACTTGTGACAATCCAACCCAAGAGATTAAAGCACAAAAGAGCTTGATCAATTCTAAGCAAAGGAAGCAGCTCACCCTGACATAAAGAAGGTTGGAGAATGTGTCCATATTTTCAATCCTGTATGGGTCTTGTTTCCTTAGTTCATTAAAAATAGAGAGGGCTTTGTCAATATCTGcaggaaaaaaaggtaagaaagttTAGAAAACAACATAGTGCTACATTCAGGATTTGATGGTATTTCATTGTCCTTATTCACTCACCTCTGATATTGTGATAGGCAACTGCAATTTGGGAAACAATATATGAGCTCTTAGAGAAGCCCACATCAATGAGATTCTGATACTTTTGCAGGGCCTCCTCTATCAACTGCAACTCTGTGTATATATGAGCCAGAAAAAACTCTTTCATCCAGGTGTCTGGCAAAGACAGGAACTTCAGCtgccagcaggagagagagggacacacttAATATACTTTgacctctctctcaaatgaacatCAAGGAACTGTCTTTTTGTCTAAAGAAATTTATCACCAAAACTTTAGAAGAGCACATAACAAACAGAGGGCAGTTCAATTAAGTGAACAGGACTTACAAGCACAATAGGGAGGAATGACCAAATTAAGGAAGACTTCAAAGAAAAGCCTAGTATTTCAGGTGAGTCTTATAGGATAGGtagaacttgaaaagaaaaagagaggaagaagaaaaaaacactctAAGCAGGGCAACAACATCAATAGAGGCAAAACAATCCTGAGTGTGAGTGAATAGGATGAGGAAACTAGCTTAGTTTGAGAGGAGGCTATGTGttcaaaaatagtgaaaaaaataagactgaatGGATAGGGCAGGTCCTATGGCAAAACAGGAAGTGGGATCCAATAGGAAACCACTGAAATTTTTGGCAAGAGAACGACACAATGACATGGGTATTTTAAGAGTAAGTGTGAAAACAGTATGCACGATAGCGTAGGAATGGGAGTGTACAAATGGAAAAACTAGGTAGAAAAGTAACTATTACTTATAAGTAATCCAAATCTGAGATGAAAACCAAGAtggcaaagaaaaccaaaagagatGCATGCAAGAAGGAGACCATGGCAATGTCTGGTGACTGACTAGATAAAAGGagataagagaaagagaagaacaaatctACTGATGAGGCATCAAGACTGGGTATCTTGAGAAATAGTGATGGTATCAAGGGAGTCTATCAAgctgggaggaagaaagaatttggTAGGGAAGATCAGAAACTTGGTTTTGCATATTTTGAgttcagagaaaaaacaaacttttaatgAAAGTCTATTAGGCAGTTAGAGATAATAAATAGGAGTAAGTCAAGATAAGACTTCAGACCCAGATTTAGTAGCATGTATCATTATTGGGGGAAGTCGACCAGCCTTCAGTTCTTTAGAGCCAACAAAAGCAAGTGTATTATCAATTCCGTTAACTACTGCAGAATGGCAAAATAAACTCTATAGACAATGTCCTATAAtaacaattaataaaatgattGCAGTTTATAAAGCAATTTCATATACTTTAATTCATTAAATAACAAATTTCTAAATCTCTACAAAGTCCTAGGACAGCTCAGCGGagaccttaaaaatgtttttaatacaaTCCTTGATATCAGAGAAACCTTTCCTAAGGCATCTttggaatgaggaaaaaaaagtataatagcATTTAGTCTATAAAGCAAGTCACAGTAAAATGTGAATGTgaatcataaaataatgaaaagatattctAACATAACTAGACACATATCCAACAGCAACCACCAAACAAGAGCCAGACATGAGTCTTTCAAACAAAGACCGAAATTCCAGCAATGAAAGAGActagagaagaagaaagatgtaACTACAAAGGTTTAGCAAACCTCTCTCTTCCCAGCCCATTACAGAATTACATTAAGACTTGGAGCAGAGGGTCTTTCACATAGCTCCTCTCAATTTACCATCTCTTTGTCCGTAATTAAATTACAGAGTTCTAGCCAGGCTCCCCAGTGCAAAGGCAAAACATGAGTAGCCTCCACAAACACATCAATAGCCTCTTTCACCAGGTCCAGTTTTCGAAGCACCACACCATATCTAGGAAAGAGACAATCACAGAAGTTAATGTTTCATAACACATCCCTCCCACTCTGGAGAAAATGTTATAGAAGGATCGAAATTACTCTACCACTTACAGATAAAGGCCAAATCCATCAAGTTCCCGAGCCTGGTGTTTTTTGCTAAGTTCCACTCTCAATTCTCTAAGTGCCTCATTTTTAACTTGTCCTTTCTCCAGGGGACCTAGGAAAGGAACCAAATCTCAGATCTAAGGAAAGACTGCCAATCTTCATTTCACGGACCTAGACATTCCCCTTGACATCAACCAAAGTTACACCTGGAACTTCCAGCAAATACTCAGAAGTGGCTAACAATACCTTACACAATCCACTTTATTCCAGAAATTACCACTGATAACTGGTCTACAGTCATATTTTGCTAGGCCCAcaaaggtttttaaaactttaaaataataatcagtgTTTAAAAAGCAGAAGTCTCAACTAAAAAGCTGAATTTCCAGTTTCAGTTCCCAAAGAATGAGGTAGGGCCAAGGGAAGAAAGCCTTGACTACACTAGGCCCACATTTCCTCAAgggagctgtcagcagggctgggTAACAAGCAGGTTACAAGTTACCAAGTTGTGCTCCCCAATTTGCAACAGTCCTCCTAAGTCTACTTCACACCTTTATATTTTACCTGCCTGGCTCATATAGGCATTTGATTATGCAACCCCTGCTTTCATCCAAAAGGTAAGACAAAGAGATCCATACCTAGACTATCAACTGTTTCATcatccttcttcttttctccagactgtaagagaaaatcaacaaattgGTCTTTTCTCACTTTATTTTGAAACTCATTCTAAAACTAGCAGtctggtggcgcctgggtggctcagttaagcaactgacttcggctcaggtcaagatcttgccgtttgtgggttcgggccccgcgttgggctctgtgctgacagctcagagcctggagcctgcttcagattctgtgtctccctctctctctgttcttcccctgctcattctctgtctctctctgtctctcaaaaataaataaaaacattaaaaaaaattaaaataaaataaattaaaacaaaacaaaacaaaataaaataaaataaaataaaaataaaactaggagTCTGATTCTAGCTAAAGGGTCCAAGTCCAACCAAAATGTCAACTACTACTggtcactactttttttttttttcttcaacgttttttatttatttttgggacagagagagacagagcatgaacgggggaagggcagagagagagggagacacagaatcggaaacaggctccaggctctgagccatcagcccagagcccgacgcggggctcgaactcacggactgcgagatcgtgacctggctgaagtcggacgcttaaccgactgcgccacccaggcgcccctggtcactACTTTTAAACAATAATTCAGGGGCTCCCACTGTCCAAATCTGGAATAATTTGAGCACTGACATAATTTATAAGTACAGTAATAAATTACAAACAATTACAAATATAAGAATCCTTGAATTCATACTGATGGTAAATAAATGGGGATGGTGAGGGAAAACTCTTGCATAGAGTAGAATGCCAAGTGGCTAGTAGCAAATGTGGAGAGAATACTGGAGTGGAAAATCATTATTTTGCAATATCATAGTAAAGAATACTTCAGGCAAGAATTAACAATGGATTTCTTGACTAatgaatatatattgtttatttatttttgagagagagacagagtgcaagcaggagaggggcagagaaagacacagacatagaacctgaagcaggctccaggctctgtgctatcagcacagagccagacatggggctcgaatcatgaatggtgagatcgtgacctgagccgaagtctgatacccaattgactgagccacccaggtgccgcttgACTAATGAATATTTAAGTTATTGACATTTTATGGCTAttacaaaaaatactttaataaatagCCCTGTTCATATATCATTGTGCACAtattgaaccccatgttgggcttgcattgggattctctctctcctctctctgctcctctcctgcttatgctctctctcaaaataaatttttaaaaattaaaaaatttaaggggtgcctggatggcacagtaGGTTGAgtatccagctttggctcaggtcatgaactggcagtgtgtgggttcgagccctgcgtcgggctctgggctgacagctcaaagcctggagcctgcttccgattcagtgcttctctctttctctgttcctctttctctcaaaaataaataagatttaaaattaaaaaaaaaaattttttaatgtttattatttttgaaagacagagacagaatgcaagcaggggaggagcagagagagagggagacacagaatttgaagcaggctccaggctccgagctgtcagcagagagcctgacatgaggctcaaacccaacaggcctcaagatcatgacctgagctgaagttggcagcttaaccaactgagccacccaggtgctccaaagttttttaaaaattaaaaaaaaattaataaataaaaaaataaaaatagggagcCTAGTGCCTATTTTATCAGTAATGaatattatcaatttttttaaggattttatttttttaagtaatctctacacccaatgtgggtggggctcgaactcacaaccctgagatcaagagtcacatgctccaccaattgagccagccatgGACTcctatcaatatttttaatattttccgggcgcctgggtggctcagtcggttgaacgtccgactccggctcaggtcatgatctcgcggtttgtgagtttgagccccacatcgggctctatgctgacagcttcgagcctagagcctgcttcagattctgtgtctccgtctctctctgcccctcccccccccacttgtgctgtctctctatcaaaaataaataaaatgtaataaaaaatatttttaatattttcttctatattgcCACTTTTTAACTTTATGACATCCTCTTTATTACTGTTAAgtatttataaagtatatttagCAAGTAGACTACTGCTCAACTATTTAAAAGATTAAACTTTTCCCCCTTCGTTCTACATATGGATGCCTCATGGAAGGCAGATGACATCTTAAAATGGCCCTCACCAGATATCTAGAATACATGTATAGAAAATAGGCTTTTTTGCTATTGCAGCCATGCAGGAAATGTGCTGCCCGATCATACTCTTTAACATCAAAGTAGGCTTTGGCCAGGGTATAAGCATCCATATCCTGGGCATCCTCCTAGAAGAGAGACAAGTTTTTATAAGTGGTTGGGAACAAGAcaacaaaaattcaaattcaagaaGCATATTCATTAATTTCAAGATGtaagaaaaagtattttcttcctccccaaaacctagcatatacgtgtgtgtagatatgtatacatatttacatatacatagaaATGTAAGTTACTTTTGTATATTTGTCTTATTATACACTAAGGTCATtgaactttttttcaaaataaaaagttgggaaaaactaaaaattttaaaaactgaaccaAGACACTCAGAAAGTTGTACTAGTTCTTTAAATGAGGTGTGAAGTTGCATAGGCTTTAGTGTTAGGGAACTGGATTCAAAttctgattccttgatttcctggTTTCATGACATTAGTAGGGAAGTTACTTAGTTTCTCTGAGAACTCATTTTTTCATGGGTAAAATGGAGCAAATAATACACATTTGATGAGGAAAAAGTGGAAAAGTCATGGAAAATGTCTAGCATTAATATCTGACATTTGCTTCCTTTTCCAGGCTTTcaaaaatgtacagaaatgcaacatgCTGTgcaattacttttattttttatacttcaaAAAAGTTTTGACATGTTAGTATTGCAAAAAGTATAGAACACAGTCATAATTctgtatataaatgaaatgatgcaCATTTAAGTTAATAAAGCATACAATCTCCCAAATTCTAGGGGTAAGTCGATTAAATCTTCATTTGCTACATTTTCCTCATCCTTCTTGGCCCAAATATTACTTGAACAAAACTGGAACCAAAACATGTTCAGTGTTTTCTTCATTGAATTAATAAATCCTAAATGTATCCATTCAACTTAGGAGTCTAGTGGCCTTTTTCACATGTCTTCATCAATTCCTTATTTCTTCACCCACCTCCTCTCACATGCATTATACCTTCTGATGTCAGAAACCTTCACTATttttaagagtgtgtgtgtgggaatgcaagctggtgcagccactctggaaaacaatatggaggttcctcaaaaaactaaaatagaactaccctacgactcagcaattgcactactaggcatttatccacgggatacaggtgtgctgtttcaaatggacacgtgcaccccctgtgtttatagcagcactatcaacaatagccaaagtatggaaagagcccaaatgtctatcgatggatgaatggataaagatgtggtatatatgtacagtggagtattactcggcaatcaaaaagaatgaaatcgtgccatttgccactaggtggatggaattggagggcattatgctaagtgaaattagacaaagacaaaaatcatatgacttcactcatatgaggactttaagagataaaacagatgaacataagggaagggaaacaaaaataatataaaaacagggagggggacaaaacagaagagactcataaatatggagaacaaactgtgggttactggaagggttgtgggaggggggatgggctaaatgggtaaagggcactaaggaatctactcttgaaatcattgttgcactatatgctaatttggatgtaaatttaaaaaaataaaaaattaaattaaaaaaaagtgtgtggaggggaggggaatcaAGAAATGGCATCTTCAGGAGAAACAAAATGGATTGTGACAATTATTCAAACCACACAGACTATGTAAAAATACCTTCTGTAGatcaaacataaaatatattcctaTCTTATATAATTCTAGCAATATCCACttaaggtagatactattattatccgcatttcacagatgaaagtTGCCAAAAGTCCCTACTgtagctgagatttgaacccagagctaTCTGAATCCAAAACCAGTTTTACATTGTTGTTAAAACCTTTGATTCTTCTCATCGTTAAGAACATTGTCTAGGCTAGGCTATCAAACTTAAAAGGCTGAAATCTTAAGCAAGGATTGTTTACTAATTCTCTCCAGCTTAAGTAAAGCACCACCAAATCTTCacaaagatcaacaaaaccaCACAGATAAAAATCGCTGAAAACATCCAGCTCTTTAAAAGCTTTAATTCTCTCTACAAACATTCCTGCTAAGCAGGACGGGATACACCATAAACCTTTGGGTTGGTGGGGAGCGCTCACAGTGATGGAAGTGCTTACCTCTGTAATAGGCGGCGGCGGCTGCAGCTCGGCCAGAGGCAAGGCAGGGAGCGAGAAGGCCAACTCCGCGGACCTGGAACACCCAAACTGAATTAATTCCAACAAGCCCCAAAGGCCAAGGATCCAAACCCAGTCTCTTCCGACCCTGACGTCTCACCATTTACTACTGTGCAGTAGACCCCGCTCCCGGGTAAGGCCCGCGATGAGTAGTAGCTGCTTCTTTATTTCTCGCAAATTTGAGAAATCGCTGCTCGATGACAGGACCGGCATCACCGGAGCAGCCATAGGGACTACAGAGGGACTCGCAGCCATTTTCCTGACTCGCCACTCCAACCAATCACCAGCGATAATACTAGCGGTCCGTCTGCGCCAAAAAAGTCTGCCAGTTATTGGTGGCCTTCTGCTCCAGAAAATCCAATCAGAAATGTTACTTCTCTCAACGTCACCAAAAGGCCGGGAAAGAAGACACAATCCCATCCCCGATTGGTCAAGAGTTACTAGGGCGGGAAATTTAGAACTAGAAGGGatagagggaggaaaaaaaaaagaagcgggGCAAAGAGCTAGTGACTGGAATAGGTGGAATGGGAAGCTGGGGCTGCGAGTACGAGCAAGAAAGGGCGCAGAAGGGAAAGTGCCCTGAATCTTAGGGGTAATGTGGTTGGAAGGGAGAGTGTAGTTTGTCAGCAGATTCTGTGCCGCTGGACAACGAAATGGTGTATGTGTCTAGCAAGGATGCCTGCTAtcctctggatttttttcttacttaggAAGATGTATGGCCACAGGTggagattccttccttcctcattttccaccccatggcggggggcggggggaggatagttaacatttattggggATTTATCCTGTAACAGGTTATGTACTTTTACAGATATAATCTGGTTTGACCTTTAAAACAGCTCTGTGATATTCGTATCATCCCAATTTTACAGGTAAAATGAAACCTCAGGGAGTTTCTATCACTCTTCCAAGGAAGCAGTCTAGATTATGAGCCAAATCTAACCCTAACGTTCTTAAACATTACATGAAcattttcaacgttttttgtcTTTAACCCtttcatattaataaatacttttaccAGCTTGAGAATTTTTCGAATCGTTTGTCATTCCTTGGCTGTTATATAGAACTACTTTTAGGTAAAGCATGTTGTTTtagattaatacatatttttaaaattgtattatagaggcgcctcgatggctcagttggttaagcgccagaGTTGGGCTTGGGGTGGTGATCTCCCTGCTcctgggttagagccccatgtttggctctgctgttagtgcggagcctgcttgggatcctctgttcctctccttctgcccttcccctgctcatgttttctatctctttctctctctctcaaaataaaaacattaaaaaaaaaatttaaattgtattatagTCAACTTTATTGCACCATGATATACAATATATTGGCagaattctacttttttcttGTTACACAAATGATGTACACTTTatacttgttttaaatttataataagaaaaagaatttaatataaattcttttatataaatataaaatatgtatagaatataaataaaataaatataaacatataaattacataaataacaaataataaataaataaatataaataagaatataaaaagaatttataataagaaaaaaagcatgatttGTTAGCAAATACAAAAATTACATTATATCATACCCGtgttatatatattgaatataaattGAATATATACTGACTTATAGGATGAAATGTAATTGTTTATGGATTTATAGGTAGTCAAATAATACTTTTATGACTTGTTTAGAATTCTTAACTTTTCCCCTTAAGATATCACATTTTTTACAATtgtatttgattttataattgtttatgtcttgtttttaatttttttaattcttaaatattattttaaaatttttaatgtttattcatttttt
It encodes the following:
- the CDC23 gene encoding cell division cycle protein 23 homolog isoform X2; translation: MAASPSVVPMAAPVMPVLSSSSDFSNLREIKKQLLLIAGLTRERGLLHSSKWSAELAFSLPALPLAELQPPPPITEEDAQDMDAYTLAKAYFDVKEYDRAAHFLHGCNSKKAYFLYMYSRYLSGEKKKDDETVDSLGPLEKGQVKNEALRELRVELSKKHQARELDGFGLYLYGVVLRKLDLVKEAIDVFVEATHVLPLHWGAWLELCNLITDKEMLKFLSLPDTWMKEFFLAHIYTELQLIEEALQKYQNLIDVGFSKSSYIVSQIAVAYHNIRDIDKALSIFNELRKQDPYRIENMDTFSNLLYVRSMKSELSYLAHNLCEIDKYRVETCCVIGNYYSLRSQHEKAALYFQRALKLNPRYLGAWTLMGHEYMEMKNTSAAIQAYRHAIEVNKRDYRAWYGLGQTYEILKMPFYCLYYYRRAHQLRPNDSRMLVALGECYEKLNQLVEAKKCYWRAYAVGDVEKMALVKLAKLHEQLTESEQAAQCYIKYIQDIYSCGEIVEHLEESTAFRYLAQYYFKCKLWDEASTCAQKCCAFNDTREEGKALLRQILQLRNQGETPSTEMPAPFFLPASLSANNTPTRRVSPLNLSSVTP
- the CDC23 gene encoding cell division cycle protein 23 homolog isoform X1 — protein: MGLCLLSRPFGDVERSNISDWIFWSRRPPITGRLFWRRRTASIIAGDWLEWRVRKMAASPSVVPMAAPVMPVLSSSSDFSNLREIKKQLLLIAGLTRERGLLHSSKWSAELAFSLPALPLAELQPPPPITEEDAQDMDAYTLAKAYFDVKEYDRAAHFLHGCNSKKAYFLYMYSRYLSGEKKKDDETVDSLGPLEKGQVKNEALRELRVELSKKHQARELDGFGLYLYGVVLRKLDLVKEAIDVFVEATHVLPLHWGAWLELCNLITDKEMLKFLSLPDTWMKEFFLAHIYTELQLIEEALQKYQNLIDVGFSKSSYIVSQIAVAYHNIRDIDKALSIFNELRKQDPYRIENMDTFSNLLYVRSMKSELSYLAHNLCEIDKYRVETCCVIGNYYSLRSQHEKAALYFQRALKLNPRYLGAWTLMGHEYMEMKNTSAAIQAYRHAIEVNKRDYRAWYGLGQTYEILKMPFYCLYYYRRAHQLRPNDSRMLVALGECYEKLNQLVEAKKCYWRAYAVGDVEKMALVKLAKLHEQLTESEQAAQCYIKYIQDIYSCGEIVEHLEESTAFRYLAQYYFKCKLWDEASTCAQKCCAFNDTREEGKALLRQILQLRNQGETPSTEMPAPFFLPASLSANNTPTRRVSPLNLSSVTP